A genomic window from Homo sapiens chromosome 17 genomic scaffold, GRCh38.p14 alternate locus group ALT_REF_LOCI_1 HSCHR17_1_CTG2 includes:
- the WDR81 gene encoding WD repeat-containing protein 81 isoform 3 (isoform 3 is encoded by transcript variant 3), with product MLVRVVLSLTPSFPEPSALYTACKMVRWLSAKLGPTVASRHVARNLLRLLTSCYVGPTRQQFTVSSGESPPLSAGNIYQKRPVLGDIVSGPVLSCLLHIARLYGEPVLTYQYLPYISYLVAPGSASGPSRLNSRKEAGLLAAVTLTQKIIVYLSDTTLMDILPRISHEVLLPVLSFLTSLVTGFPSGAQARTILCVKTISLIALICLRIGQEMVQQHLSEPVATFFQVFSQLHELRQQDLKLDPAGRGEGQLPQVVFSDGQQRPVDPALLDELQKVFTLEMAYTIYVPFSCLLGDIIRKIIPNHELVGELAALYLESISPSSRNPASVEPTMPGTGPEWDPHGGGCPQDDGHSGTFGSVLVGNRIQIPNDSRPENPGPLGPISGVGGGGLGSGSDDNALKQELPRSVHGLSGNWLAYWQYEIGVSQQDAHFHFHQIRLQSFPGHSGAVKCVAPLSSEDFFLSGSKDRTVRLWPLYNYGDGTSETAPRLVYTQHRKSVFFVGQLEAPQHVVSCDGAVHVWDPFTGKTLRTVEPLDSRVPLTAVAVMPAPHTSITMASSDSTLRFVDCRKPGLQHEFRLGGGLNPGLVRALAISPSGRSVVAGFSSGFMVLLDTRTGLVLRGWPAHEGDILQIKAVEGSVLVSSSSDHSLTVWKELEQKPTHHYKSASDPIHTFDLYGSEVVTGTVSNKIGVCSLLEPPSQATTKLSSENFRGTLTSLALLPTKRHLLLGSDNGVIRLLA from the exons ATGCTGGTCCGTGTAGTTCTCAGCCTGACACCGTCGTTCCCAGAACCCAGCGCGCTCT ATACAGCCTGCAAGATGGTCCGCTGGCTGTCTGCCAAGCTCGGCCCCACAGTGGCCTCTCGCCACGTGGCCCGGAACCTGCTCCGCCTGCTGACGTCTTGTTATGTTG GACCCACTCGGCAGCAGTTCACAGTGAGCAGTGGCGAGAGCCCACCGCTGAGCGCCGGCAACATCTACCAGAAGAGGCCGGTCCTGGGCGACATCGTGTCAGGGCCTGTGCTCAGCTGCCTCCTCCACATCGCCCGCCTGTATGGGGAGCCTGTCCTCACCTACCAGTACCTGCCCTACATCAGCTACCTG GTGGCCCCAGGGAGTGCCTCAGGCCCCAGCCGACTGAACAGCCGTAAGGAGGCGGGGCTGCTGGCCGCGGTGACGCTGACTCAGAAGATCATCGTGTACCTCTCAGACACCACACTCATGGACATCCTGCCCCGGATCAGCCATGAGGTCCTGCTGCCCGtgctcagcttcctcacctccctcGTCACGGG GTTCCCAAGTGGGGCCCAGGCTCGGACCATCCTGTGTGTGAAAACCATCAGCCTCATCGCCCTCATCTGCCTGCGCATTGGACAGGAGATGGTCCAGCAGCACCTGAGCGAGCCCGTGGCCACCTTTTTCCAGGTCTTCTCTCAGCTGCATGAGCTTCGGCAACAG GATCTGAAGCTGGACCCTGCGGGCCGTGGTGAGGGCCAGCTGCCACAGGTGGTCTTCTCTGATGGGCAGCAGCGGCCCGTGGACCCCGCCCTGCTGGACGAGCTGCAGAAGGTGTTCACCCTGGAGATGGCATACACAATCTACgtgcccttctcctgcctgttGG GTGACATCATCCGGAAAATCATCCCCAACCACGAGCTGGTTGGGGAGCTGGCGGCGCTGTACTTGGAGAGCATCAGCCCCAGCAGTCGCAACCCTGCCAGCGTGgagcccaccatgcccggcaccgGGCCCGAGTGGGACCCCCATGGTGGGGGCTGCCCTCAGGATGACGGCCACTCAGGGACCTTTGGGAGCGTCCTGGTGGGGAACCGCATTCAGATCCCCAATGACTCTCGGCCTGAGAACCCCGGACCACTGGGCCCCATCTCGGGGGTGGGTGGCGGGGGCCTGGGCAGCGGGAGCGACGACAACGCCCTGAAGCAGGAGCTGCCGCGGAGCGTGCACGGGCTGAGCGGAAACTGGCTGGCGTACTGGCAGTACGAGATCGGCGTGAGCCAgcaggatgcccactttcacttcCACCAGATCCGCCTGCAGAGCTTCCCGGGCCACTCGGGGGCCGTCAAGTGCGTGGCACCCCTGAGCAGCGAGGACTTCTTCCTGAGCGGCAGCAAGGATCGTACCGTGCGCCTCTGGCCGCTGTACAACTACGGCGACGGGACCAGCGAGACGGCCCCACGCCTCGTCTACACCCAGCACCGCAAGAGCGTCTTCTTCGTGGGCCAGCTTGAGGCCCCACAGCACGTGGTGAGCTGTGACGGGGCTGTGCACGTCTGGGACCCCTTCACAG GGAAGACCCTTCGCACAGTGGAGCCGCTGGACAGCCGGGTGCCCCTGACTGCGGTGGCTGTCATGCCCGCCCCCCACACCAGCATCACCATGGCCAGCTCTGACTCTACCCTGCGCTTTGTGGACTGCAGGAAGCCTGGTCTGCAG CACGAGTTCCGACTGGGCGGTGGGCTGAACCCTGGGCTTGTCCGTGCCCTGGCCATCAGCCCCAGTGGCCGTAGTGTCGTGGCCGGCTTCTCCTCAGGCTTCATGGTGCTCCTGGACACCCGCACGGGCCTGGTTCTGCGAGGCTGGCCAGCCCACGAGGGGGACATTCTGCAGATCAAG GCGGTGGAGGGCAGCGTCCTGGTCAGCTCCTCCTCTGACCATTCCTTGACCGTCTGGAAGGAGCTGGAGCAGAAGCCCACCCATCACTACAAGTCAGCATCCGACCCCATCCACACCTTTGACCTGTACGGCAGTGAGGTGGTCACTGGCACCGTGTCCAACAAGATTGGCGTCTGCTCCCTGCTTGAGCCACCCTCGCAGGCCACCACGAAGCTCAGCTCTGAGAACTTCCGCGGCACGCTCACCAGCCTGGCCTTGCTGCCCACTAAACGCCACCTCCTGCTGGGCTCAGACAACGGGGTTATCCGCCTCCTGGCAtag
- the WDR81 gene encoding WD repeat-containing protein 81 isoform X3: MAQGSGGREGALRTPAGGWHSPPSPDMQELLRSVERDLSIDPRQLAPAPGGTHVVALVPARWLASLRDRRLPLGPCPRAEGLGEAEVRTLLQRSVQRLPAGWTRVEVHGLRKRRLSYPLGGGLPFEDGSCGPETLTRFMQEVAAQNYRNLWRHAYHTYGQPYSHSPAPSAVPALDSVRQALQRVYGCSFLPVGETTQCPSYAREGPCPPRGSPACPSLLRAEALLESPEMLYVVHPYVQFSLHDVVTFSPAKLTNSQAKVLFILFRVLRAMDACHRQGLACGALSLYHIAVDEKLCSELRLDLSAYERPEEDENEEAPVARDEAGIVSQEEQGGQPGQPTGQEELRSLVLDWVHGRISNFHYLMQLNRLAGRRQGDPNYHPVLPWVVDFTTPHGRFRDLRKSKFRLNKGDKQLDFTYEMTRQAFVAGGAGGGEPPHVPHHISDVLSDITYYVYKARRTPRSVLCGHVRAQWEPHEYPASMERMQNWTPDECIPEFYTDPSIFRSIHPDMPDLDVPAWCSSSQEFVAAHRALLESREVSRDLHHWIDLTFGYKLQGKEAVKEKNVCLHLVDAHTHLASYGVVQLFDQPHPQRLAGAPALAPEPPLIPKLLVQTIQETTGREDFTENPGQLPNGVGRPVLEATPCEASWTRDRPVAGEDDLEQATEALDSISLAGKAGDQLGSSSQASPGLLSFSVASASRPGRRNKAAGADPGEGEEGRILLPEGFNPMQALEELEKTGNFLAKGLGGLLEVPEQPRVQPAVPLQCLLHRDMQALGVLLAEMVFATRVRTLQPDAPLWVRFQAVRGLCTRHPKEVPVSLQPVLDTLLQMSGPEVPMGAERGKLDQLFEYRPVSQGLPPPCPSQLLSPFSSVVPFPPYFPALHRFILLYQARRVEDEAQGRELVFALWQQLGAVLKDITPEGLEILLPFVLSLMSEEHTAVYTAWYLFEPVAKALGPKNANKYLLKPLIGAYESPCQLHGRFYLYTDCFVAQLMVRLGLQAFLTHLLPHVLQVLAGAEASQEESKDLAGAAEEESGLPGAGPGSCAFGEEIPMDGEPPASSGLGLPDYTSGVSFHDQADLPETEDFQAGLYVTESPQPQEAEAVSLGRLSDKSSTSETSLGEERAPDEGGAPVDKSSLRSGDSSQDLKQSEGSEEEEEEEDSCVVLEEEEGEQEEVTGASELTLSDTVLSMETVVAGGSGGDGEEEEEALPEQSEGKEQKILLDTACKMVRWLSAKLGPTVASRHVARNLLRLLTSCYVGPTRQQFTVSSGESPPLSAGNIYQKRPVLGDIVSGPVLSCLLHIARLYGEPVLTYQYLPYISYLVAPGSASGPSRLNSRKEAGLLAAVTLTQKIIVYLSDTTLMDILPRISHEVLLPVLSFLTSLVTGFPSGAQARTILCVKTISLIALICLRIGQEMVQQHLSEPVATFFQVFSQLHELRQQDLKLDPAGRGEGQLPQVVFSDGQQRPVDPALLDELQKVTSSGKSSPTTSWLGSWRRCTWRASAPAVATLPAWSPPCPAPGPSGTPMVGAALRMTATQGPLGASWWGTAFRSPMTLGLRTPDHWAPSRGWVAGAWAAGATTTP, translated from the exons ATGGCCCAGGGCAGCGGGGGGCGGGAAGGCGCTCTCAGAACCCCGGCCGGGGGCTGGCATTCCCCGCCAAGCCCAGACATGCAGGAGCTGCTCCGGAGCGTGGAGAGGGACCTGAGCATCGATCCCAGGCAGCTGGCTCCGGCCCCGGGGGGCACCCACGTGGTGGCCCTAGTGCCTGCGCGCTGGCTGGCCAGCCTCCGCGATCGCCGGCTGCCCCTGGGACCCTGTCCCCGCGCAGAGGGCCTGGGAGAAGCGGAAGTCAGGACTCTCCTGCAGCGCTCTGTGCAAAGGCTGCCTGCCGGCTGGACGCGCGTGGAGGTGCATGGGCTGCGGAAGCGGAGACTGTCCTACCCTCTGGGCGGGGGCCTGCCCTTTGAGGACGGGTCCTGCGGCCCTGAGACCCTCACTCGCTTCATGCAGGAGGTTGCCGCCCAGAATTATCGCAACCTGTGGCGCCATGCATACCACACTTACGGCCAGCCGTACAGTCACAGCCCTGCCCCCTCAGCTGTCCCTGCCTTGGACTCAGTACGGCAGGCTCTGCAGAGGGTCTATGGTTGCTCCTTCCTGCCAGTGGGTGAAACTACCCAATGCCCTTCATATGCCAGAGAAGGCCCCTGCCCCCCTCGGGGCAGCCCTGCTTGCCCTAGTCTTTTACGGGCTGAGGCCTTGCTGGAGTCGCCGGAGATGCTGTATGTGGTACACCCTTACGTACAGTTCTCCCTACATGACGTGGTCACCTTCAGCCCTGCCAAGCTGACCAACAGCCAGGCCAAGGTGCTGTTCATTCTCTTCCGCGTGCTGAGGGCTATGGACGCCTGTCACCGCCAGGGGCTGGCGTGTGGGGCCCTGTCTTTGTATCACATCGCAGTGGATGAGAAGCTTTGCAGCGAGCTGCGACTGGACCTGAGTGCTTATGAGAGGCCCGAGGAGGACGAGAATGAGGAGGCCCCTGTGGCAAGGGATGAGGCGGGCATTGTGTCTCAAGAGGAGCAGGGAGGGCAACCTGGGCAACCCACTGGCCAGGAGGAACTTCGGAGCCTCGTGCTAGATTGGGTCCACGGCCGCATCAGCAACTTCCACTACCTCATGCAGCTGAATCGGTTGGCAGGTCGGCGGCAGGGGGACCCCAACTACCACCCCGTGCTGCCCTGGGTGGTGGACTTCACTACGCCCCATGGGCGCTTCCGAGACCTGCGCAAGTCCAAGTTCCGCCTCAACAAGGGGGATAAGCAACTGGACTTCACGTATGAGATGACACGGCAGGCATTCGTAGCAGGCGGGGCGGGCGGCGGGGAACCCCCTCATGTTCCCCACCACATCTCAGACGTGCTCTCCGACATCACGTACTATGTGTACAAGGCTCGGCGCACGCCTCGGTCGGTGCTCTGCGGACACGTCCGCGCGCAGTGGGAGCCCCATGAGTATCCGGCCAGCATGGAGCGGATGCAGAACTGGACCCCGGATGAGTGCATTCCGGAGTTCTACACCGATCCCTCTATCTTCCGCTCCATCCACCCCGACATGCCTGACCTGGATGTGCCAGCCTGGTGCAGCTCCAGCCAGGAGTTCGTAGCTGCCCACCGAGCCCTGCTGGAGAGCCGCGAGGTATCCCGGGACCTGCACCATTGGATCGACCTCACGTTTGGCTATAAACTCCAGGGTAAGGAGGCTgtcaaggaaaagaatgtgtgtcTGCACCTGGTGGACGCCCACACTCACCTGGCCAGCTACGGGGTGGTGCAGCTCTTCGATCAGCCACACCCCCAGCGCCTGGCTGGGGCTCCTGCCCTTGCCCCCGAGCCTCCCCTCATCCCCAAGCTGTTGGTCCAGACCATCCAGGAGACCACAGGCCGGGAGGACTTCACGGAAAACCCGGGACAGCTTCCAAATGGAGTGGGCCGGCCAGTTTTAGAGGCCACTCCCTGTGAGGCTAGCTGGACCAGAGACAGGCCGGTGGCAGGAGAAGACGACTTGGAACAGGCCACAGAAGCTCTGGATTCCATTTCCCTTGCTGGGAAAGCAGGTGACCAGCTGGGCTCCTCCAGTCAAGCGTCCCCTGgacttctctctttctcagtggcctcagcctcccgtccAGGCCGCAGGAATAAAGCTGCTGGGGCAGACcctggggagggtgaggaggggaggATTCTTCTTCCCGAGGGCTTCAATCCCATGCAGGCCCTGGAGGAGCTGGAGAAAACGGGCAACTTCTTGGCCAAAGGCCTAGGGGGCCTGTTGGAGGTGCCTGAGCAGCCCCGGGTCCAGCCGGCTGTGCCACTGCAGTGCCTACTCCACAGGGACATGCAGGCGCTGGGTGTCCTATTGGCAGAGATGGTGTTTGCCACCAGGGTGCGGACGCTGCAGCCCGATGCACCTTTGTGGGTACGCTTCCAGGCTGTCCGAGGGCTCTGCACGCGCCACCCCAAGGAGGTCCCTGTGTCTTTGCAGCCCGTGCTGGACACACTCCTGCAGATGAGTGGCCCCGAAGTCCCCATGGGAGCAGAGAGGGGCAAGCTGGACCAACTGTTTGAGTACAGGCCTGTCTCCCAGggcctgcccccaccctgcccaaGCCAGCTTCTCAGCCCCTTCAGCTCCGTGGTTCCCTTCCCACCCTACTTCCCGGCACTGCACAGATTCATCCTCCTGTACCAGGCAAGGCGTGTGGAGGACGAGGCCCAGGGGCGCGAGCTGGTGTTTGCTCTGTGGCAGCAGCTGGGCGCGGTGCTAAAGGACATCACCCCTGAGGGCCTGGAGATCCTGCTGCCCTTCGTGCTCTCACTCATGTCCGAGGAGCACACAGCTGTGTACACGGCCTGGTATCTGTTTGAGCCTGTTGCCAAGGCACTGGGCCCCAAAAATGCCAATAAGTACCTCCTGAAGCCGCTCATTGGTGCCTACGAGAGCCCCTGCCAGCTACACGGCCGCTTCTACCTGTACACGGACTGCTTTGTGGCCCAGCTGATGGTGCGGCTGGGCCTGCAGGCATTTCTCACTCACCTGCTGCCCCATGTCCTGCAGGTGCTGGCGGGCGCAGAGGCCTCCCAGGAGGAGAGCAAGGACCTGGCAGGGGCTGCTGAGGAGGAGAGCGGGCTGCCCGGGGCCGGGCCTGGCTCCTGTGCTTTTGGGGAGGAGATTCCCATGGATGGGGAGCCTCCTGCCTCCTCGGGCCTGGGGCTCCCAGACTACACGTCTGGCGTCAGCTTCCACGACCAGGCTGACCTCCCTGAGACAGAGGACTTCCAAGCCGGGCTCTATGTGACTGAGTCTCCCcagccccaggaggctgaggctgtgagCCTGGGCCGGCTGAGTGACAAGAGCAGCACCAGCGAGACCTCCCTGGGTGAGGAGCGGGCTCCAGACGAGGGGGGTGCCCCCGTGGACAAGAGCAGCCTTCGATCAGGTGACAGCAGCCAGGACTTGAAGCAAAGCGAGGGCTccgaggaggaagaggaggaggaggacagctGCGTGGTgctagaggaggaggagggggagcaggaggaggtcaCCGGGGCATCTGAGCTCACTCTGTCTGACACGGTGCTGTCCATGGAGACGGTTGTGGCCGGCGGCAGTGGGGGAGatggagaagaagaggaggaggcactGCCTGAGCAGTCAGAAGGCAAAGAACAGAAGATCCTCCTTG ATACAGCCTGCAAGATGGTCCGCTGGCTGTCTGCCAAGCTCGGCCCCACAGTGGCCTCTCGCCACGTGGCCCGGAACCTGCTCCGCCTGCTGACGTCTTGTTATGTTG GACCCACTCGGCAGCAGTTCACAGTGAGCAGTGGCGAGAGCCCACCGCTGAGCGCCGGCAACATCTACCAGAAGAGGCCGGTCCTGGGCGACATCGTGTCAGGGCCTGTGCTCAGCTGCCTCCTCCACATCGCCCGCCTGTATGGGGAGCCTGTCCTCACCTACCAGTACCTGCCCTACATCAGCTACCTG GTGGCCCCAGGGAGTGCCTCAGGCCCCAGCCGACTGAACAGCCGTAAGGAGGCGGGGCTGCTGGCCGCGGTGACGCTGACTCAGAAGATCATCGTGTACCTCTCAGACACCACACTCATGGACATCCTGCCCCGGATCAGCCATGAGGTCCTGCTGCCCGtgctcagcttcctcacctccctcGTCACGGG GTTCCCAAGTGGGGCCCAGGCTCGGACCATCCTGTGTGTGAAAACCATCAGCCTCATCGCCCTCATCTGCCTGCGCATTGGACAGGAGATGGTCCAGCAGCACCTGAGCGAGCCCGTGGCCACCTTTTTCCAGGTCTTCTCTCAGCTGCATGAGCTTCGGCAACAG GATCTGAAGCTGGACCCTGCGGGCCGTGGTGAGGGCCAGCTGCCACAGGTGGTCTTCTCTGATGGGCAGCAGCGGCCCGTGGACCCCGCCCTGCTGGACGAGCTGCAGAAG GTGACATCATCCGGAAAATCATCCCCAACCACGAGCTGGTTGGGGAGCTGGCGGCGCTGTACTTGGAGAGCATCAGCCCCAGCAGTCGCAACCCTGCCAGCGTGgagcccaccatgcccggcaccgGGCCCGAGTGGGACCCCCATGGTGGGGGCTGCCCTCAGGATGACGGCCACTCAGGGACCTTTGGGAGCGTCCTGGTGGGGAACCGCATTCAGATCCCCAATGACTCTCGGCCTGAGAACCCCGGACCACTGGGCCCCATCTCGGGGGTGGGTGGCGGGGGCCTGGGCAGCGGGAGCGACGACAACGCCCTGA